A region of the bacterium genome:
AGCTCGGCGAGGAGAGGACGATTCGGCAGGCGATAGGAAAGCTGGCCGAACTTGAAAGCCTTTCGGGGTTCGCCGGGCCGGTCGATCTTCGCTCCGTGAGGACCCTCCTGACAAAAAATTTCGAGGAGAGCGGTTCCGGGGGCGGGTATCTGCGGGGTCGCGTCACCTTCAGCGCCCTTCGGCCCTTCCGGAGCCTCCCCTTCAGGGTAATCGCCCTTCTGGGGATGAACGACACGGTTTTCCCGCGCGCCGAGCGCAGGCAGGGGTTCGACCTCCTCGCAAAAGAGCGTCTCCCGCAGGACCCCTCGATGAGGGAGGAGGACCGCTACCTCTTTCTGGAACTGCTCCTCTCCGCCAGGGACAACCTCTACGTCAGCTATTGCGGCCAGTCGCCGCAGGACAACTCCGAAAGGCAGCCCTCGGTGGTGGTGAGCGAGCTTGTCGACGCCGTGGAGGAGGGGTTTCGCCTCCCCAGAGAGGGGAAGGTGCGGGAAAAACTGGTGAGAAGGGAGCGGTTGCAGGGTTTCAGCCCCTCCTACTTCGAGGACGGCGCTTTTCGCAGCTACTCGCGTGAAAATTTCGAGGGGGCGAAAGCCCTCGCGGGAGAGCGGAAGGCCCCCGCCTCCTTCCTCCCTTCGCCCCTTCCGGACCCCGGACCGGAGTGGCGGATTGCCTCGCCCGCTTCTTTCACTAAATTCTTTTTGAATCCCGCAGGGTTTTTCATGACCGGGAGGCTCGGCCTCCGCTTTTTGAGGCCGGAAGAAGGGCTGGAGGACCGCGAGACCTTCGCCCTTTCCGGGCTGGAGAACTACAAGCTCATCGGGGAGATGGTCGAGGCAAGGCTCAGGTGCGAGGTCCGTCCCGGAGAGCTTTCCCATCTCAGAAAGCGCGGCTTTCTGCCGCCCGGAAGCGCCGGGGAGGGGGTTTACTGCGAACTTCTGGAATCGGCGGCCTTGCTGACCGCCAAGGTCTCGGAGCGGATGGGCGGAGCCCTTCCCTCTACGTTGGAAGTTTCGGTCAGGGCGGGGGAGATTGAAATTTCAGGTCCGCTTTCCGGCGTCACTCCCGGCGGCCTTCTCCTCTACCGGCCCGGCAAGCTGCGGGACAAGGATATCGTCGAAGGCTGGGTGCGCCACCTCCTCTGGAACGCCGCGGACACCGCCGCTGCTCCCAAACGGACCTTTTTCACGGCACGGGACAAGGAAATTTCCTTCCGGCCCGTTGACGGCGCTCAAGCCCTCCTCGACAGCCTGGGCGCGCTCTTTCTTCGCGGAGGGATGGAACCGCTTCATCTCTTTCCCTCGACCTCCCTGGAGTACGCGAAGAAGGTGCGAAAGGGGGAAACGCCCGAAAAGTCCTTTAAGGCTGCTCTGGAGAAGTGGGAGGGGAAAGAGCAAACCTCCGGGGAAGGACTCGATCCCTACATGCAGCGCTGTTTCGGCGAGACAGGCCCTTTCGCGGGCGATTTTGCGGCCATTGCCGAAACCTTCTTCTTTCCCCTTCTCGACCACATGGAAAAGCCGTGAGCGGGCGGCTCCAACCCGAATCCTGCCCTCTTTCGGGGGTGAACCTCGTCGAGGCGAGCGCGGGCACCGGCAAGACCTACGCCATAGCCGCCCTCTATTGCAGGCTCGTCGCCGAGGAAGGGTACAAGGTCGATGAGGTGCTGGTAGTAACCTACACCGAAGCGGCCACCGAAGAGCTTCGCGGTAGGATACGGGAGCGGCTTCGCGAGGCGCACGGGGCCTTCGGCGGAAAGGAGACAAAAGACCCCTTCCTGAAGGCCCTCATTGCAAGTTCCAAAGATCCCGAACGGGCGAAAAGGGCGCTCTGGTCCGCCCTCTGCTCCTTCGACGAGTCGGCGATACACACCATTCACGGCTTTTGCTTTCGCGCCCTCTCGGAGAGCGCCTTCGAGAGCGGTTCCCCCTTCGACGCCGAGCTGATGGAAGACGTGGACTCGGCTACAAGGGAAGTCGTTGACGACCTCTGGCGGCGGAAAATTTTCACCGCCGCGCCTCTCTTCGCCCGCTACGCCATGAAAAACGCCGCGCCGGAGGAGCTTTTCTCCCTCGTCGGCCGGTGGGGGACGAGGGAGGGGCTGACGGTGATCCCCTCGCTGACCGGCACCACCCTCCAGCAGGCGGAGGAGCGCTTCAACCGGGTTTTCGAGGAGTTCCGGACGCTCTGGGAGGAGCGGCGCGAGGAAGCCTGCCGTCTTCTCGGCTCCGGCTGCCTCAAGGGAAACGTCTACAAGCCCGACAGCATTCCGGAATGGGGCCTGGACGTTGACCGCTACCTCAGGGAAGGGGGAACCGGAAAGCCGCCCGACAAGCTCGAAAAGTTTTCCACACCCTCCATCGAAAAGAACGTAAAGAAGGGGTTCGACGCGCCCCAGGATCCTCTCTTCGACCTCTGCCGGATATTTATTGAGGCGGCGGGGGAGCTTGAGAACGCGCTGGAAGGGGAGCTTCTTCTTCTGAAATCCGAGACTCTCAAAGAGGCGAGGCAGGCGCTTAAAAAGCTGAAAGGGGAAAGAAACCTCCGCCACTTCGACGACCTTCTGACCGACCTTCGCGACGCGCTACGCGGCGAAGGAAGGGAAAGGCTCGTCGAGAGCCTGCGGAAACGCTACCGGGCGGCCCTGATAGACGAGTTTCAGGACACCGACCCGGTACAGTACGAAATCTTCAAGACCGTCTTCGGCGGGGGGCCGCTCTTTTTAATCGGCGACCCGAAGCAGGCGATCTACGGTTTTCGCGGAGCGGACGTCAACGCCTATATCGCCGCCGCGACGGAGGCTTCGCGGAGCTACACTCTCGACGTCAACTGGCGCTCCGCGCCGGATCTCATAGGAGCGGTCAACTCCGTTTTCTCCAACGCCCCCGGCCCTTTCGGCAACGAGAGGATTCCCTTCCACCCCGCCTCGCCCGCCGACAGGGATCACAAGCTCCTCGAATTCGACGGCGAGCCGGATAAGTCGCCCTTCAAGGTGTGGTTCATGCGAAGGGGCGAAAAGGAAAAACCGATAGGAAAGCTGGAGGGGAGGCAGTCCGCAGCCGCTGCGGTGGCGGGGGAGATTGTCAGGCTCCTTTCGGGAGGCAGGGAAGGAAGGGTTACCGTCGGAGGAGAGCCGCTCCTGCCCGGCGACATCGCGGTGCTGGTGCGGACCAACAAGAACGCCCTTCTGGTGAAGGACGCGCTGACGAACCGCCGCGTCCCTTCGGTCATCTGCACCGATGAGAGCGTCTTCGAGAGCCGCGAACCCCGGGAGCTTTTGCAGATCCTTCACGCGATAGCCAACCCCGCCGATTCCCGGATCGCCAGGGGAGCGCTGGCCACGGACATCCTGGGGGGCGACGGCGGATTGATCGCCCGTATGGAGGGGAGTTCGAGCGAGTGGTTCGGGCTTGCGGAGCGGTTTTACTCCTACAGGGAAGAGTGGCGAAACAAGAGTTTCGTCGCGATGGCGAGGAACTTTCTCTCGGCGGAAAAGGTCCGGCAAAACCTCCTTTCCTTCCCGGACGGCGAAAGAAGACTCACCAACCTCCTCCAGTGCGTGGAGCTGCTGGAAAAGGCGGACGAGGAGGAGAAGCTGGGGGTCGAGGGGGTCATAAAGTACCTCTCGTCGAAGGTCGCGGACCCCGGAAAGAACCCCTCCGGCGAGCACCAGCTTCGCATCGAGACCGACGAGCGGGCGGTGAGGATAATAACGATCCACAAGGCCAAGGGGCTGGAATATCCGGTGGTCTTCTGCCCCTTTGTCTGGGACTCCTCAAGCCGCCGTAAGGAGGCGGAGGTGGCCTGCCGCGACGAGGCGGACCCGCAAAAGGTGATTCTGGACCTCGGCAGCCCGCTACTGGAAGAACACCGGGAGCGGAAAAGACGCGAGGATTTCGCCGAGGAGATGCGCCTTCTCTACGTCGCCCTGACGCGCGCCTCCGCCGGTCTCTACCTCGTCTGGGGAGGGTTCAAGGAGGCCGGGGACCGCGCCCTGAACGGTCTCTTTCACCCCTCGGCAAAGACCTCCGGCGGCAAAAAGGATCTTTCCGACGATGAGATGCTGGCGGACCTTGAAAGCTTGTCGCAGCGGTCCGGCGGCAGGATTGCGGTAACGCCGATGCCGGAACCCTCCGGCGAGCCTCTTCCGGGGGAAACCGGCGTTAAGACCGGGCTCTCGCTGCCCGCGTTCAGGGGAACCATAGCGAGCGAATGGTCGGTGACCAGCTTTTCCGCCCTTTCCTCGGGAAGAGCCCACACCGAAGAATTGCCCGACCGCGACTACCTCGGCCGGGAGGCAGAGACAAAGACCGGCGGCGAGGAGGGTGGCCGGAGGAATATCTTCGCCTTCCCGAAGGGGGCGAAGGCGGGCGATCTTTTCCACTCCATCTTCGAGATCGCCGGTTACGGGGGGGAGACGACGCTCGAGCTGCTCGACCTTGCCGCCGGAAAACTCGATTTCTACGGGTTTTCGACCGCGTGGAGCGGGGTGGTGGCCGAAACCGTGAACAGGACCGTCAACGCCGTCATGGGCGGCGACGGGCTGACCCTCCGGGGACTTTTGGAGCGTGACCGGATGAACGAGGTGGAGTTTCTTATCCGCCTCGGCAGGATTACCGTAAGGGACCTCTCGCGCTGGTATGAGAAGCACGGGGGCGGCGGATTTTCGCCCCAAATCCCGCAACTCGTGGAAAAACTGGAATTTTCGCCGGTAAAGGGAATTCTCCGTGGGTTCATCGACCTCGTCTTCCGGCGCGAAGGAAGGTATTACCTGCTCGACTGGAAATCCAACCACCTCGGAAACTCGCCCGAAGCCTATATACCCGAGAAACTCGAAAGGGCGATGGCCGGGAACTATTACTTTTTCCAGTCGCACCTCTACGCCGTGGCCCTTCACCTCCACTTGCGAAGGACCCTTCCGGGCTACGACTACGACACCCATTTCGGCGGGATCGTCTACGCCTTCATCAGGGGCGCGGGCGGTTCGCCGGGGCAGGGGTTTCACCGCTCCAGGCCGACGAGGGAGTTCGTGGAGGGGCTCGCGGAGTTTCTCACCCGGGGAGGTGAAGCGTGAACGGCGAATTCTCCTTTCAGGAGTCCGAAGGCGCCTTCTCCCCTCTGGCGAGGCGCTTTGCCGATTTGCTGCTGCGCCTTTCCCCCGGGGCGTCCAGAGAGGCCGGGCTGGCGGCGATGCTGGTTTCGCGTGAGGTCGACAGGGGCAACGTCTGCGTGGAGTTGAAGAAGTACGCTTCGACTGTCCTTGAAAACGGCGAGAGCGCGCCGCCCTTCGGGGAATGGACCCGGATTTTGCTGGAAAGCGGCGTCGCGGGAGAGCCCGGAGAGTGGAAACCCCTCATTCTCGACGCGAAGGGCCGCCTCTACCTTCGCCGTTACCACGAGTACGAGACCTCTCTCGCCCGTTTCGTGGGCGAGGGGAGCTGCTTTAATCCTTCCGGCGCGGATACGGCGCTTCTAAAAGCGTCGCTCGGGCGGCTCTTCCCCGCTAGCGGCGAGAATCCCGATCTCCAGCGCGTTGCAGCCCTCGTCTGCGCCACGAGGCGCTTTTCCGTTATCTCAGGCGGCCCCGGAACGGGGAAGACCCACACCGTGGTGAAGGCGCTGGCGCTGATTCTGGAACTTAACGGCAGGCCGCTGAAGATAGCGGTGTGCGCTCCCACCGGCAAGGCCGCCGGAAGGCTGGGAGAGGCGATACGGGCCACCGTCGGAGGTATCGACTGCCCGGAGTGGGTGAAAAACGCTATTCCGAGGGAGGTCTTCACGCTGCACAGGCTCCTCGGTTTCGGAAATCTGGCGGGTTCCTTCGCCCACGGGCCGGAAAATACCCTCGCTCACGACCTGGTGGTGGTGGACGAGGCCTCGATGGTCGATCTTCCCCTCATGGCGCACCTCGCCGGGGCTTTGAAGGGGTCTGCGAAGCTGATGCTGGTCGGCGACCGCGACCAGCTCGCCTCGGTGGAGGCCGGGGCGGTTCTCGGCGACATCTGCGGGGCCGGGGGCGCGGAGGGGTTTACCCCCAGGTTCGCCGGTTTCATACGAGAGGTCTCCGGCGACGGGGTCGAAACCACCGGCGAGGGAGGAAACAGCCTCTCCGACGCGATAACGATACTCAGGAAGAGCTACCGCTTCAAAGTCGATAGCGGCATAGGCGAGTGCGCCGGAGCGGTCAACCGGGGCGACGGCGAAGGGGCTCTCGCCCTCCTTTCCTCCGGCTCCCGCGAGGACGCCGTCTTTGAGGAGCTTCCCCCGGTAGCGGGTTTTCACCGCAAGCTCTCCGCGCTGGCGCTTTTGAAGTTCGAGAAGTTCCTCCGGTCCAAAACGCCCGGCGAAGCTCTGGCCGAGTTCTCCTCCTGGAGAGTGCTTTGCGCTTTAAGAAAAGGACCCTACGGAGTCGAGGATATTAATTCTCTCATCGAGAGGGCGCTTTCGTCGCGGGGGCTTATCGACTCCCAAAAGCGCTGGTACGCGGGAAGACCGGTGCTGATAACCAGAAACGATTACAACGCGGGCCTCTTTAACGGGGACGTGGGCGTGACGATGTCCGACCCGGAAGCGGGCGGCGAGCTTCGGGTCTTTTTCCAGAGCCCCGGCGGGGGCCTTCGGGGGCTTCATCCGGCGAGGCTGGGCGAACACGAAACTGTCTTCGCCATGACGGTCCACAAGAGCCAGGGCTCCGAGTTCGAGGAGATACTCCTCGTCCTTCCGCCGGGAGAGAGGGCGGGGATTACCCGCGAGCTTCTCTATACGGCGATGACGAGGGCGAAAAGGAAAGTGGAGGTGTGGGGCGAAGGGGATTCCTTCGTGAGCGGTGTGAAGAAGCGGGTAGAGCGCTCCTCGGGCCTTCGTGACGCCCTCTGGGGCTGAGGCTTCACGCAGAAAAACAAAAGGGAGCTAATGGGATGGTCGCCCCTTTCCCTGACGGCATCAAAGTGCCAAAGTGGGAATGGTAAGTTCCACTTAACGGATGAAAGGGGCGACCATCCCATTAGCGCTTCGCGCGAGAATGACGAGTAGGTATTGTCGGCTTTCGTTCCTCAAGCGCGACCTACGCGACTACCCCTCGATTTCCGCATTCGTGGGAATGACGGTTAAGGTTTTGTCGCCTTTCGCTACGCTCAAACGACCTACATAATATTCCCTCTTCCTTTGTCTGAACCCACCAAAGTGTAGGAACCTACAAATTTGAGGGTACCCGCGTCGGCCGGTTATAAGGGGGCCTGTTTTTCTTCCGAATTAATTATTCCAATCATATCGAGTAGATGCGTCAAAGCGGGTTTCCGTAAAGGGGCCGTGGCACGGCGGTTGCTATTAGTCTTGGCGAACCAGTCGTACACCACATCCAAAAAGCATTAGGCTCAAGGAGGCTCCCGGAAATGTTTAAGAAGACGCAAAAACCGCCGACCCCCGAAGAGGTGAGAGATTACCTCGTAGATAAGTTCCCGACAAAGATCGCCCGTAAGAGGGCGAAGCAGATCGTCGTCAATTCCTGCGAGGACGACGGCTCCGTGCCGGAGATTCTCTCCAACACCAGAACCACTCCCGGCGTCATCACCCAGCGCGGCTGTTCGTACGCGGGGTGTAAGGGCGTTATCCTCGGGCCGGTGCGCGACATCCTCACCATCACCCACGGCCCGATAGGGTGCGGCTTCTACAGCTGGCTTACCCGCCGCAACCAGACCCTTCCCGATTCCCCCGAGTCGCCGAACTACATGACTTACGCGCTCTCGACCGACATGCAGGAGTCCGACATCGTCTTCGGCGGCGAGAAGAAGCTGAAGGAGGCCGTCCGCGAGGCCTACGGCCTCTTCCAGCCCAAGGCGATAGCGATCTGTTCGACCTGCCCGGTCGGCCTCATCGGCGACGACGTTCACGCCGTCGCCCGCGACATGAAGGCGGAACTCGGCATCAACGTCTTCGCTTTCAGTTGCGAGGGCTACAAGGGCGTCAGCCAGTCGGCGGGCCATCACATCGCCAACAACGGCATCTTCGCCCACGTCGTCGGCACCAAGGAAGAGGGCGTACCGGGCAAGTTTAGGATCAACATGCTGGGAGAGTACAACATCGGCGGCGACGCTTTTGAGATCGAACGCCTCCTGAAGGCCTGCGGCATCACGCTGGTCGCCAGCTTCAGCGGCAACGCCGATTACGACCAGTTCGCCAGCGCCCACACCGCCGACCTCAACTGCATCATGTGCCACCGCTCGATCAACTACGTGGCCGAGATGATGGAGACCAAGTACGGCATCCCGTGGATAAAGGTCAATTTCATCGGCGCCGAGGCTTCAGCAAAGTCTCTTCGCAAGATAGCCCAGTACTTCGACGACCCGGACCTGAAGGCTCTTGTCGAGAAGGTCATCGCCTCGGAAATGCCGGAGGTCGAGAGGGTTGCGGCCGATATCGCCGCCCGCACCACCGGCAAGACCGCGATGCTCTTCGTCGGCGGCTCCCGCGCCCACCATTATCAGGAGCTTTTCAAGGAAATAGGCATGAAGACGCTGGCCGCCGGTTACGAATTCGGCCACCGCGACGACTACGAGGGGCGCGTCGTGCTTCCCTCCCTCAAGCCGGACGCCGACAGCCGTAACATCGAAGAGCTTGACGTACACCCCGACCCCGAAAAGTTCTCTCCGAGAAAGAGCGACGAGGAGATAAAGAAGCTCATCGCCGAGGGGCTAAGCCTGCACGACTACGAGGGAATGATGAAGGACATGGAGGAGAACACTCTCACCATCGACGACATCAGCCACCACGAGACCGAAAAGCTCATCGAGCTCTGGCGTCCCGACGTATTTTGCGCGGGCATCAAGGAGAAGTACGTGGTCCAGAAGAGCGGCGTGCCCTTAAAGCAGCTCCACAGCTACGATTACGGCGGCCCCTACGCCGGGTTCAAGGGTGCGATCAACTTTTACCGTGACATCGACCGCATGACCTCTACCCGCATCTGGCGCCACATCAAGGCCCCCTGGCAGGTAAACCCGGAAATCACCGCCGAATTCGCAGCGGCCTGAAAAGAAACCAAAAGGAGAGATAAAAATGCTTCTTCGCCATACCAACCCGGAAATAACCGAACGGCAGGCGCTGTCGGTAAACCCGGCAAAGACCTGCCAGCCCATCGGAGCGATGTACGCGGCGCTCGGCGTCCGTAACTGCTTCCCCCACAGCCACGGCTCGCAGGGGTGCTGCGCCTACCACCGCTCCACCCTTACCCGCCACTACAAAGAACCGGTAATGGCCGGCACCAGCTCCTTCACCGAAGGCGCTTCGGTCTTCGGCGGCGGCGCGAACCTGACCCAGGCCATACAGAATATCTTCGCCCTTTACGAGCCGGAGGTGATAGCTGTTCACACCACCTGCCTCTCGGAGACGATAGGCGACGATGTCCCCTCCTTCGTCCATCAGGCCACCGAAAAGGGTTTCGTACCTGCGGGCAAGCGTGTCATCCACGCCAACACCCCCAGCTACGTCGGCTCGCACGTAACCGGCTTCGCCAACATGACGAAGGCTCTGGTTGACTACTTCGCCAAGAAGAGCGGAACCCCGAACGGCAAGGTAAACGTTGTTCCCGGCTTCGTCGAGCCCGCCGACATGGCGGAAATCAAGAGGCTTTCGGCGGCGGTGGGGGCGGATGTCATCCTCTTCCCCGACACCTCCGGCGTCCTCAACGCCCCCCTTACCGGCCATCACCGGATGTTCCCCGAGGGCGGCGTCACCACGGCCCAGCTCGCCTCCACCGGCGACAGCCTCGCAACCCTAGCGCTCGGCTACGAGGCCTCAAAGCCCGCCGCCGAGGCGCTCGACTCCAAGTGCAAGGTTCCCTCAAGGATTCTTGACCTTCCCATCGGCCTTCTGGCCACCGACCGCTTCATAGATGCGCTCCGCCAGGTCGCGGGCGTTGAGGTTCCCGACGCGGTGACGGTGGAAAGAGGCCAGCTCATCGACGTAATCGCCGACATGGAGCAGTACCTCCACGGCAAGAAGGTCGCGCTCTCCGGCGACCCCGACCAGCTCGTCGCTCTCACCGAGTTTTGCGTGACCCTCGGCATGATACCCGTCCACGTCGTCACCGGCACTCCGGGCAAGGCCTTCGAGCGCCGCATCGAGGAGATCGTCTCCGAGACCGGCCACAGTGTAAACGTCAAGGCCGGAGGAGACATGTACTACTTCCACCAGCTCATCAAGAACGAGAGAGTCGATCTCATCATCGGCAACACCTACTGCAAGTACATCGCCCGCGACGAGGACATCCCCCTTATCCGCCACGGCTTCCCCCTGATGGACAGAATCGGACACATCCTCTTCCCGACCGTCGGTTACCGCGGCGCGATGCGCCTTGTAGAAAAGATGCTTGACGCGATTCTGGACCGCAAGGACAGGGATTCGCCGGAAGAGAGCTTTGAGCTCGTAATGTAGTGCAGTGATTCAAGAGAAGACCAACTGATTAATAAAGAAAGGTAGAAGGCCATGAGAAAGGTAGCTATTTACGGAAAAGGCGGAATCGGAAAGTCCACGACGACACAGAACACGGTGGCGGGACTGGCCGAAATGGGCAAGAAGGTAATGGTGGTCGGCTGCGACCCCAAGGCCGACTCGACGAGACTCCTTCTGGGCGGCCTCGCCCAGAAGTCCGTCCTCGACACCCTTCGCGAGGAAGGCGAGGAAGTTGAGCTCGAAGACGTCTGCAAGGACGGTTACGGCAACACCATCTGCGTAGAATCCGGCGGCCCCGAGCCGGGCGTCGGCTGCGCCGGACGCGGCATCATCACCTCGATCAACCTCCTCGAAGCCCTCGGCGCTTACGACGAAGACAAGAATATCGACTACGTCTTTTACGACGTTCTCGGCGACGTTGTCTGCGGCGGTTTCGCCATGCCGATACGCGAGGGCAAGGCGCAGGAAATCTACATCGTCGTCTCCGGCGAGATGATGGCCATGTACGCCGCCAACAACATCTGCAAGGGCATCAAGAAGTACGCCGACGCGGGCGGCGTCCGCCTGGGCGGCCTCATCTGCAACAGCCGCCTGGTCGACAACGAGCAGGAGATGATCGAGGCTCTGGCCGCAAAGCTCAGCACCCAGATGATTTACTTCGTCCCGAGAAACAACCTGGTCCAGCGCGCCGAGATCAACCGCAAGACGGTCATCGAATTCGATCCCGCCGACGAGCAGGCCGATCACTACCGCAACCTCGCCAAGGCGATCGACCAAAACCAGATGTTCGTAATACCGACTCCCCTCGAAATCCCCGAACTCGAAAAACTCTTAATGGATTACGGGCTCTTCGGCTAAGCGCC
Encoded here:
- the nifH gene encoding nitrogenase iron protein, whose amino-acid sequence is MRKVAIYGKGGIGKSTTTQNTVAGLAEMGKKVMVVGCDPKADSTRLLLGGLAQKSVLDTLREEGEEVELEDVCKDGYGNTICVESGGPEPGVGCAGRGIITSINLLEALGAYDEDKNIDYVFYDVLGDVVCGGFAMPIREGKAQEIYIVVSGEMMAMYAANNICKGIKKYADAGGVRLGGLICNSRLVDNEQEMIEALAAKLSTQMIYFVPRNNLVQRAEINRKTVIEFDPADEQADHYRNLAKAIDQNQMFVIPTPLEIPELEKLLMDYGLFG
- the recD gene encoding exodeoxyribonuclease V subunit alpha, which codes for MNGEFSFQESEGAFSPLARRFADLLLRLSPGASREAGLAAMLVSREVDRGNVCVELKKYASTVLENGESAPPFGEWTRILLESGVAGEPGEWKPLILDAKGRLYLRRYHEYETSLARFVGEGSCFNPSGADTALLKASLGRLFPASGENPDLQRVAALVCATRRFSVISGGPGTGKTHTVVKALALILELNGRPLKIAVCAPTGKAAGRLGEAIRATVGGIDCPEWVKNAIPREVFTLHRLLGFGNLAGSFAHGPENTLAHDLVVVDEASMVDLPLMAHLAGALKGSAKLMLVGDRDQLASVEAGAVLGDICGAGGAEGFTPRFAGFIREVSGDGVETTGEGGNSLSDAITILRKSYRFKVDSGIGECAGAVNRGDGEGALALLSSGSREDAVFEELPPVAGFHRKLSALALLKFEKFLRSKTPGEALAEFSSWRVLCALRKGPYGVEDINSLIERALSSRGLIDSQKRWYAGRPVLITRNDYNAGLFNGDVGVTMSDPEAGGELRVFFQSPGGGLRGLHPARLGEHETVFAMTVHKSQGSEFEEILLVLPPGERAGITRELLYTAMTRAKRKVEVWGEGDSFVSGVKKRVERSSGLRDALWG
- the recB gene encoding exodeoxyribonuclease V subunit beta, producing the protein MGGERANLRGRTRSLHAALFRRDRPFRGRFCGHCRNLLLSPSRPHGKAVSGRLQPESCPLSGVNLVEASAGTGKTYAIAALYCRLVAEEGYKVDEVLVVTYTEAATEELRGRIRERLREAHGAFGGKETKDPFLKALIASSKDPERAKRALWSALCSFDESAIHTIHGFCFRALSESAFESGSPFDAELMEDVDSATREVVDDLWRRKIFTAAPLFARYAMKNAAPEELFSLVGRWGTREGLTVIPSLTGTTLQQAEERFNRVFEEFRTLWEERREEACRLLGSGCLKGNVYKPDSIPEWGLDVDRYLREGGTGKPPDKLEKFSTPSIEKNVKKGFDAPQDPLFDLCRIFIEAAGELENALEGELLLLKSETLKEARQALKKLKGERNLRHFDDLLTDLRDALRGEGRERLVESLRKRYRAALIDEFQDTDPVQYEIFKTVFGGGPLFLIGDPKQAIYGFRGADVNAYIAAATEASRSYTLDVNWRSAPDLIGAVNSVFSNAPGPFGNERIPFHPASPADRDHKLLEFDGEPDKSPFKVWFMRRGEKEKPIGKLEGRQSAAAAVAGEIVRLLSGGREGRVTVGGEPLLPGDIAVLVRTNKNALLVKDALTNRRVPSVICTDESVFESREPRELLQILHAIANPADSRIARGALATDILGGDGGLIARMEGSSSEWFGLAERFYSYREEWRNKSFVAMARNFLSAEKVRQNLLSFPDGERRLTNLLQCVELLEKADEEEKLGVEGVIKYLSSKVADPGKNPSGEHQLRIETDERAVRIITIHKAKGLEYPVVFCPFVWDSSSRRKEAEVACRDEADPQKVILDLGSPLLEEHRERKRREDFAEEMRLLYVALTRASAGLYLVWGGFKEAGDRALNGLFHPSAKTSGGKKDLSDDEMLADLESLSQRSGGRIAVTPMPEPSGEPLPGETGVKTGLSLPAFRGTIASEWSVTSFSALSSGRAHTEELPDRDYLGREAETKTGGEEGGRRNIFAFPKGAKAGDLFHSIFEIAGYGGETTLELLDLAAGKLDFYGFSTAWSGVVAETVNRTVNAVMGGDGLTLRGLLERDRMNEVEFLIRLGRITVRDLSRWYEKHGGGGFSPQIPQLVEKLEFSPVKGILRGFIDLVFRREGRYYLLDWKSNHLGNSPEAYIPEKLERAMAGNYYFFQSHLYAVALHLHLRRTLPGYDYDTHFGGIVYAFIRGAGGSPGQGFHRSRPTREFVEGLAEFLTRGGEA
- the nifD gene encoding nitrogenase molybdenum-iron protein alpha chain, whose amino-acid sequence is MFKKTQKPPTPEEVRDYLVDKFPTKIARKRAKQIVVNSCEDDGSVPEILSNTRTTPGVITQRGCSYAGCKGVILGPVRDILTITHGPIGCGFYSWLTRRNQTLPDSPESPNYMTYALSTDMQESDIVFGGEKKLKEAVREAYGLFQPKAIAICSTCPVGLIGDDVHAVARDMKAELGINVFAFSCEGYKGVSQSAGHHIANNGIFAHVVGTKEEGVPGKFRINMLGEYNIGGDAFEIERLLKACGITLVASFSGNADYDQFASAHTADLNCIMCHRSINYVAEMMETKYGIPWIKVNFIGAEASAKSLRKIAQYFDDPDLKALVEKVIASEMPEVERVAADIAARTTGKTAMLFVGGSRAHHYQELFKEIGMKTLAAGYEFGHRDDYEGRVVLPSLKPDADSRNIEELDVHPDPEKFSPRKSDEEIKKLIAEGLSLHDYEGMMKDMEENTLTIDDISHHETEKLIELWRPDVFCAGIKEKYVVQKSGVPLKQLHSYDYGGPYAGFKGAINFYRDIDRMTSTRIWRHIKAPWQVNPEITAEFAAA
- the nifK gene encoding nitrogenase molybdenum-iron protein subunit beta, whose product is MLLRHTNPEITERQALSVNPAKTCQPIGAMYAALGVRNCFPHSHGSQGCCAYHRSTLTRHYKEPVMAGTSSFTEGASVFGGGANLTQAIQNIFALYEPEVIAVHTTCLSETIGDDVPSFVHQATEKGFVPAGKRVIHANTPSYVGSHVTGFANMTKALVDYFAKKSGTPNGKVNVVPGFVEPADMAEIKRLSAAVGADVILFPDTSGVLNAPLTGHHRMFPEGGVTTAQLASTGDSLATLALGYEASKPAAEALDSKCKVPSRILDLPIGLLATDRFIDALRQVAGVEVPDAVTVERGQLIDVIADMEQYLHGKKVALSGDPDQLVALTEFCVTLGMIPVHVVTGTPGKAFERRIEEIVSETGHSVNVKAGGDMYYFHQLIKNERVDLIIGNTYCKYIARDEDIPLIRHGFPLMDRIGHILFPTVGYRGAMRLVEKMLDAILDRKDRDSPEESFELVM